A part of Aegilops tauschii subsp. strangulata cultivar AL8/78 chromosome 2, Aet v6.0, whole genome shotgun sequence genomic DNA contains:
- the LOC109752633 gene encoding serine carboxypeptidase-like 45 isoform X1, which translates to MHPGTSVAAVVCAASVLLISNGCLSMAMVEDKITALPGQPPVSFAQYSGYVEVDAVRKRSLFYYFAEAELDPATKPLVLWLNGGPGCSSVGVGAFSENGPFRPSGNALMSNEYSWNKEANMLYLESPAGVGFSYSTDPSFYGGVGDSMTARDNLRFLEGWFAKFPQYKGRNLYIAGESYAGHYVPQLAQRMVEFDDKEKLFNLKGIALGNPVLEFSTDFNSRAEFFWSHGLISDSTYNIFTTVCNYSRYVSEYYHGSISSVCDRVMSQVTKETSRFVDKYDVTLDVCISSVLMQSQVLTPSPNVSFFSITSAKEMYVTLSLTDNFLQSTEQLNRALDVCVEDETMNYLNRKDVQKAMHAQLNGVPKWTVCSSVLEYKQLDLQIPTINIVGALVKSGIPVLVYSGDQDSVIPLTGSRTLVHRLAKRLRLNATVPYRVWFQGKQVGGWTQVFGDALSFATIRGASHEAPFSQPERSLVLFRAFLASRPLPESFE; encoded by the exons ATGCACCCGGGCACCTCCGTAGCTGCGGTGGTCTGTGCGGCTTCTGTGCTGCTCATCAGCAATGGCTGCCTCTCCATGGCCATGGTGGAGGACAAGATCACGGCGCTGCCGGGGCAGCCACCGGTGAGCTTCGCGCAGTACTCCGGATACGTGGAGGTGGACGCCGTGAGGAAGAGGTCGCTCTTCTACTACTTCGCCGAGGCAGAGCTAGATCCGGCCACCAAGCCCCTCGTCCTCTGGCTAAACGGAG GACCCGGATGTTCATCTGTGGGGGTGGGAGCATTCTCAGAGAATGGGCCATTCAGGCCCAGTGGCAATGCCCTTATGAGCAATGAGTATAGCTGGAACAAAG AGGCCAACATGCTCTATCTGGAGAGCCCTGCAGGGGTGGGCTTCTCCTACTCCACTGATCCTTCCTTCTATGGGGGTGTTGGTGACAGCATGACAG CCAGGGATAATTTAAGGTTCTTGGAAGGCTGGTTTGCCAAGTTCCCACAGTACAAGGGCAGGAACTTGTACATCGCAGGAGAGAGTTATGCTG GTCACTATGTTCCGCAACTAGCGCAGCGCATGGTTGAATTTGACGACAAGGAGAAGCTGTTCAATCTGAAAGGCATTGCT TTGGGCAATCCTGTTCTCGAATTCTCAACTGACTTCAACTCAAGAGCCGAGTTCTTCTGGTCACACGGGCTGATATCGGACTCAACCTACAACATCTTCACGACGGTTTGCAACTACTCACGGTATGTGAGCGAGTATTACCACGGCTCCATCAGCTCGGTTTGCGACAGGGTGATGAGCCAAGTGACCAAAGAGACGAGCAGATTCGTGGACAAGTACGATGTCACCCTGGACGTCTGCATTTCTTCGGTGTTGATGCAGTCCCAAGTGCTCACCCCAAGCCCAAATGTATCGTTCTTCAGCATTACCTCTGCTAAGGAGATGTATGTAACCTTGTCACTGACGGACAACTTTTTGCAGTCTACCGAGCAATTGAACAGGGCGCTCGACGTGTGCGTCGAGGACGAGACGATGAACTACCTCAACCGAAAAGATGTGCAAAAGGCAATGCACGCTCAGCTCAACGGCGTGCCCAAGTGGACGGTCTGCAGCAG TGTTCTTGAGTACAAACAGCTGGACCTGCAGATCCCGACCATCAACATCGTCGGCGCGCTCGTCAAGTCCGGCATCCCGGTGCTAGTTTACAG CGGTGATCAGGACTCGGTGATCCCCCTGACGGGCAGCAGGACGCTGGTgcaccgcctggccaagaggctcCGGCTGAACGCAACGGTGCCGTACCGGGTCTGGTTCCAAGGGAAGCAG GTTGGTGGATGGACGCAGGTGTTCGGCGACGCGCTGTCCTTCGCGACCATCCGGGGCGCGTCGCACGAGGCGCCCTTCTCGCAGCCGGAGAGGTCCCTCGTGCTCTTCAGGGCGTTCCTCGCCAGCCGGCCGCTGCCGGAATCGTTCGAGTGA
- the LOC109752633 gene encoding serine carboxypeptidase-like 45 isoform X2: MHPGTSVAAVVCAASVLLISNGCLSMAMVEDKITALPGQPPVSFAQYSGYVEVDAVRKRSLFYYFAEAELDPATKPLVLWLNGGPGCSSVGVGAFSENGPFRPSGNALMSNEYSWNKEANMLYLESPAGVGFSYSTDPSFYGGVGDSMTARDNLRFLEGWFAKFPQYKGRNLYIAGESYAGHYVPQLAQRMVEFDDKEKLFNLKGIALGNPVLEFSTDFNSRAEFFWSHGLISDSTYNIFTTVCNYSRYVSEYYHGSISSVCDRVMSQVTKETSRFVDKYDVTLDVCISSVLMQSQVLTPSPNSTEQLNRALDVCVEDETMNYLNRKDVQKAMHAQLNGVPKWTVCSSVLEYKQLDLQIPTINIVGALVKSGIPVLVYSGDQDSVIPLTGSRTLVHRLAKRLRLNATVPYRVWFQGKQVGGWTQVFGDALSFATIRGASHEAPFSQPERSLVLFRAFLASRPLPESFE, from the exons ATGCACCCGGGCACCTCCGTAGCTGCGGTGGTCTGTGCGGCTTCTGTGCTGCTCATCAGCAATGGCTGCCTCTCCATGGCCATGGTGGAGGACAAGATCACGGCGCTGCCGGGGCAGCCACCGGTGAGCTTCGCGCAGTACTCCGGATACGTGGAGGTGGACGCCGTGAGGAAGAGGTCGCTCTTCTACTACTTCGCCGAGGCAGAGCTAGATCCGGCCACCAAGCCCCTCGTCCTCTGGCTAAACGGAG GACCCGGATGTTCATCTGTGGGGGTGGGAGCATTCTCAGAGAATGGGCCATTCAGGCCCAGTGGCAATGCCCTTATGAGCAATGAGTATAGCTGGAACAAAG AGGCCAACATGCTCTATCTGGAGAGCCCTGCAGGGGTGGGCTTCTCCTACTCCACTGATCCTTCCTTCTATGGGGGTGTTGGTGACAGCATGACAG CCAGGGATAATTTAAGGTTCTTGGAAGGCTGGTTTGCCAAGTTCCCACAGTACAAGGGCAGGAACTTGTACATCGCAGGAGAGAGTTATGCTG GTCACTATGTTCCGCAACTAGCGCAGCGCATGGTTGAATTTGACGACAAGGAGAAGCTGTTCAATCTGAAAGGCATTGCT TTGGGCAATCCTGTTCTCGAATTCTCAACTGACTTCAACTCAAGAGCCGAGTTCTTCTGGTCACACGGGCTGATATCGGACTCAACCTACAACATCTTCACGACGGTTTGCAACTACTCACGGTATGTGAGCGAGTATTACCACGGCTCCATCAGCTCGGTTTGCGACAGGGTGATGAGCCAAGTGACCAAAGAGACGAGCAGATTCGTGGACAAGTACGATGTCACCCTGGACGTCTGCATTTCTTCGGTGTTGATGCAGTCCCAAGTGCTCACCCCAAGCCCAAAT TCTACCGAGCAATTGAACAGGGCGCTCGACGTGTGCGTCGAGGACGAGACGATGAACTACCTCAACCGAAAAGATGTGCAAAAGGCAATGCACGCTCAGCTCAACGGCGTGCCCAAGTGGACGGTCTGCAGCAG TGTTCTTGAGTACAAACAGCTGGACCTGCAGATCCCGACCATCAACATCGTCGGCGCGCTCGTCAAGTCCGGCATCCCGGTGCTAGTTTACAG CGGTGATCAGGACTCGGTGATCCCCCTGACGGGCAGCAGGACGCTGGTgcaccgcctggccaagaggctcCGGCTGAACGCAACGGTGCCGTACCGGGTCTGGTTCCAAGGGAAGCAG GTTGGTGGATGGACGCAGGTGTTCGGCGACGCGCTGTCCTTCGCGACCATCCGGGGCGCGTCGCACGAGGCGCCCTTCTCGCAGCCGGAGAGGTCCCTCGTGCTCTTCAGGGCGTTCCTCGCCAGCCGGCCGCTGCCGGAATCGTTCGAGTGA
- the LOC109752636 gene encoding heavy metal-associated isoprenylated plant protein 20, with the protein MGVLDHLSDLCSMTDTKAALKLRKRRPMQTVNIKVKMDCEGCERRVKNAVKSIRGVTAVSVNPKMSKVTVTGFVEPSKVLARVKSTGKVAEMWPYVPYSLTTYPYVGGAYDKKAPAGFVRGAPQAMADPGAPEVRYMNMFNDEDVNSCAIM; encoded by the exons ATGGGCGTCTTGGATCACCTCTCCGATTTGTGCAGCATGACAGACACAAAGGCAGCCCTCAAGCTCAGGAAGAGGCGGCCGATGCAG ACGGTAAACATCAAGGTGAAGATGGACTGCGAGGGCTGCGAGAGGAGGGTCAAGAACGCCGTCAAGTCGATTCGGG GTGTGACGGCCGTGTCAGTGAACCCCAAGATGAGCAAGGTGACGGTGACGGGGTTCGTTGAGCCGAGCAAGGTGCTGGCGCGGGTGAAGAGCACCGGGAAGGTGGCCGAGATGTGGCCCTACGTGCCGTACTCGCTCACCACCTACCCCTATGTCGGCGGCGCCTACGACAAGAAGGCGCCGGCGGGCTTCGTCCGCGGCGCGCCGCAGGCCATGGCCGACCCCGGGGCGCCGGAGGTCCGGTACATGAACATGTTCAACGACGAGGACGTCAACTCCTGCGCCATCATGTGA
- the LOC109752635 gene encoding chaperone protein ClpC1, chloroplastic yields the protein MEGTLVQSAIAPTAYRSSSTRSRVRTRATMLRSTPTRTLTLGGFQGLRQTNFLDTRSVIKRDFGSIVASQISRPRGSGSRMVVRAMFERFTEKAIKVIMLAQEEARRLGHNFVGTEQILLGLIGEGTGIAAKVLKSMGISLKDARVEVEKIIGRGSGFVAVEIPFTPRAKRVLELSLEEARQLGHNYIGSEHLLLGLLREGEGVAARVLESLGADPNNIRTQVIRMVGESTEAVGAGVGGGSSGQKMPTLEEYGTNLTKLAEEGKLDPVVGRQDQIERVTQILGRRTKNNPCLIGEPGVGKTAIAEGLAQRICNGDVPETIEGKKVITLDMGLLVAGTKYRGEFEERLKKLMEEIKQNDDIILFIDEVHTLIGAGAAEGAIDAANILKPALARGELQCIGATTLDEYRKHIEKDPALERRFQPVKVPEPTVEESIQILRGLRERYELHHKLRYTDDALVAAAQLSYQYISDRFLPDKAIDLIDEAGSRVRLRHAQLPDEAKELDKKLRQITKDKNEAVRGQDFEKAGELRDEEMELKAQITAIIDKSKEMVKAETESGEVGPLVTEADIQHIVSSWTGIPVEKVSSDESDRLLKMEETLHTRIIGQDEAVKAISRAIRRARVGLKNPNRPIASFIFSGPTGVGKSELAKALASYYFGSEEAMIRLDMSEFMERHTVSKLIGSPPGYVGYTEGGQLTEAVRRRPYTVVLFDEIEKAHPDVFNMMLQILEDGRLTDSKGRTVDFKNTLLIMTSNVGSSVIEKGGRKIGFDLDSDEKDTSYNRIKSLVTEELKQYFRPEFLNRLDEMIVFRQLTKLEVKEIADIMLKEVFDRLKAKEIDLQVTEKFRDRVVDEGYNPSYGARPLRRAIMRLLEDSLAEKMLAGEVKEGDSAIVDVDSDGKVVVLNSGGGIAEPLEPALSA from the exons ATGGAGGGGACTCTGGTTCAGTCTGCCATTGCTCCTACCGCATACAGGAGTAGCTCTACGCGGTCCCGTGTGCGCACAAGGGCCACAATGTTACGCAGTACGCCAACCAGGACCCTCACTCTCGGGGGTTTTCAAGGACTGCGGCAAACAAATTTCCTGGATACAAGGTCCGTTATCAAACGTGACTTTGGCTCCATTGTAGCAAGCCAGATTTCACGACCACGTGGGTCAGGTTCAAGAATGGTTGTCCGGGCCATGTTCGAGCGCTTCACAGAGAAAGCAATCAAGGTGATTATGCTTGCACAGGAGGAAGCAAGACGCCTAGGCCACAACTTTGTTGGGACAGAACAGATTCTGCTTGGCCTTATTGGTGAGGGAACTGGAATTGCAGCAAAGGTTCTAAAGTCTATGGGGATCAGTCTTAAGGATGCCCGTGTGGAAGTTGAAAAGATTATTGGAAGAGGCAGTGGGTTTGTTGCCGTTGAAATTCCATTTACACCTCGTGCAAAGCGTGTACTCGAACTGTCACTTGAAGAAGCTCGCCAGCTAG GGCATAACTATATAGGATCTGAGCACTTACTCTTAGGGCTACTTCGTGAGGGTGAAGGTGTGGCAGCTCGAGTTCTCGAAAGCCTTGGTGCTGATCCAAACAACATTCGTACCCAG GTTATAAGAATGGTTGGTGAAAGCACAGAAGCTGTTGGTGCTGGGGTTGGTGGGGGAAGCAGTGGCCAGAAGATGCCTACACTTGAAGAATACGGTACTAATTTGACAAAGCTGGCAGAAGAG GGTAAACTAGACCCAGTTGTTGGCAGACAGGATCAAATTGAGCGTGTAACTCAAATTTTGGGCAGGCGTACAAAGAACAACCCATGCTTAATTGGAGAGCCTGGTGTCGGCAAGACTGCTATTGCAGAGGGGCTTGCACAACGTATTTGTAATGGGGATGTTCCGGAAACAATTGAAGGAAAGAAG GTTATTACCCTTGACATGGGGCTCCTTGTTGCTGGTACCAAGTACCGTGGAGAGTTTGAAGAAAGGCTGAAGAAGCTTATGGAAGAAATTAAGCAAAATGATGATATTATACTCTTTATTGATGAAGTGCACACGTTGATCGGAGCAGGTGCAGCTGAAGGTGCAATTGATGCTGCTAACATCTTGAAACCAGCTCTTGCAAGAGGTGAACTGCAG TGCATTGGTGCCACAACACTCGATGAGTACAGGAAACATATCGAGAAAGATCCTGCTTTGGAGCGAAGGTTTCAACCAGTCAAGGTACCAGAGCCCACTGTTGAAGAATCAATACAAATCTTAAGAGGACTTCGTGAGAGATATGAACTTCATCATAAGCTGCGATACACAGATGATGCTTTAGTTGCCGCGGCGCAGTTATCATATCAGTATATCAG TGACCGCTTCCTGCCTGACAAGGCTATTGACTTGATTGATGAAGCGGGGTCCCGTGTTAGGCTCAGGCATGCACAG CTACCTGATGAGGCCAAGGAGCTGGACAAAAAACTTCGCCAAATAACAAAGGACAAGAATGAGGCTGTGCGTGGCCAAGATTTTGAGAAG GCTGGGGAATTAAGAGACGAGGAAATGGAGCTGAAGGCCCAAATTACAGCCATTATTGACAAGAGCAAGGAAATGGTTAAAGCAGAGACTGAATCCGGCGAAGTTGGTCCTCTTGTCACCGAGGCAGATATTCAGCACATCGTCTCATCATGGACTGGTATACCTGTGGAGAAAGTCTCATCTGATGAGTCTGACCGCCTCCTTAAGATGGAAGAGACACTCCATACGCGCATCATTGGGCAGGATGAAGCTGTCAAAGCTATTAGCCGTGCTATCCGCCGTGCTCGTGTTGGCCTCAAGAATCCAAATCGACCCATTGCTAGCTTCATATTCTCTGGACCAACTGGTGTTGGTAAATCAGAATTAGCAAAGGCTCTGGCATCCTACTACTTTGGCTCAGAGGAAGCCATGATCAGATTAGATATGAGTGAGTTCATGGAGAGACATACAGTGTCCAAACTCATCGGATCACCTCCAGGTTATGTTGGCTACACTGAAGGAGGTCAACTAACAGAAGCAGTCCGCCGCCGTCCATACACTGTTGTTCTCTTTGATGAGATTGAAAAGGCACATCCAGATGTCTTCAACATGATGCTTCAGATCTTAGAAGATGGGAGGCTGACAGATAGCAAGGGACGGACAGTTGATTTCAAGAACACACTGTTGATCATGACATCGAATGTCGGAAGCAGTGTCATCGAGAAGGGAGGCCGGAAGATTGGGTTTGACCTTGACTCTGATGAGAAAGATACCAGTTATAACAGGATCAAGAGCTTGGTGACCGAGGAGTTGAAGCAGTATTTCCGGCCTGAGTTCTTGAACAGATTGGATGAGATGATTGTGTTCCGGCAGCTGACAAAACTGGAGGTGAAAGAGATTGCTGATATTATGCTCAAGGAGGTGTTTGACAGGCTCAAGGCAAAGGAAATCGACCTCCAGGTAACGGAGAAGTTCCGGGATAGGGTTGTGGATGAAGGTTACAACCCGAGCTACGGTGCCAGGCCTCTGCGACGCGCCATTATGAGGCTTTTGGAAGACAGTCTGGCGGAAAAGATGCTGGCTGGCGAGGTCAAGGAAGGTGATTCTGCTATTGTTGATGTGGATTCGGATGGTAAGGTGGTAGTTCTCAACAGCGGGGGTGGTATTGCAGAGCCGCTGGAGCCTGCTCTGAGTGCCTAG